A genomic segment from Branchiostoma floridae strain S238N-H82 chromosome 7, Bfl_VNyyK, whole genome shotgun sequence encodes:
- the LOC118418900 gene encoding ankyrin repeat and EF-hand domain-containing protein 1-like produces MAEHANKDLLYATENGSLEGVKAALEAGADIDYEEPASNATLIGTALFIACDLGHVDIVRLLLRKGASLVKRTFSAFTPLHGAAYEGRTEIVDLLVQHGATVDVLDWYQNTPLMTACVNNHVNTVRRLIELGARPDLDDGHIAQSLREEVAENRCSVEESYNLIEEARKTKLLRCCNPKCGKPGYRKTLKLCGRCKLTRYCSRDCQKQHWTVGHKNCCGHDVYSYEQTDPYERIVMSLTKLALEEE; encoded by the exons ATGGCAGAACATGCGAATAAAGATCTGCTGTATGCTACAGAGAATGGCTCACTTGAAGGCGTTAAAGCGGCATTAGAAGCTG gtgcagacattgactACGAAGAGCCGGCCAGCAATGCCACACTCATTGGTACAGCGCTGTTCATAGCTTGTGACCTGGGGCATGTGGACATTGTGAGGCTactgctccgcaagggggcgtctttGGTGAAGAGAACGTTTAGTGCATTCACCCCTCTCCATGGAGCAGCGTACGAAG GGAGGACAGAAATAGTGGACTTactggtgcagcatggtgcaacagTAGACGTACTGGACTGGTACCAGAACACACCACTCATGACCGCTTGTGTCAACAACCATGTCAACACGGTTCGGCGACTGATTGAGCTTGGAGCAAGGCCTGATTTGGACGACGGCCATATCGCACAGAG CTTAAGGGAAGAAGTCGCCGAAAATCGTTGTTCTGTGGAAGAGAGTTATAACCTGATAGAAGAGGCGAGGAAgaccaagctgttgagatgctgcaacccgaAGTGTGGCAAACCTGGCTACAG GAAAACCCTaaagctgtgtggccggtgcaagctgacccgctactgcagccgtgactgtcagaaacaacactggactgtcggacacaagaattgctgtgggcatgacgtgTACTCTTATGAGCAAACTGACCCGTACGAAAGGATAGTTATGTCGTTGACAAAACTCGCCCTTGAAGAGGAATAA